The following are encoded in a window of Haliotis asinina isolate JCU_RB_2024 chromosome 14, JCU_Hal_asi_v2, whole genome shotgun sequence genomic DNA:
- the LOC137260618 gene encoding SCO-spondin-like isoform X1: protein MRSHATLWTVALAVTCLMTTTRGQLTGCVSDILFVLDASVSIGETNFNNLKTDFEVFINNMFANYPNTRVGYLVYGTSITIFSSLTAQSSQTALLTSLRGAPYPQNAQENTHIGINTAASFLNSNGRAGSPKVMVVITDSISDDQAATITAASNARNAGITVYVIGVEASVTGSASLLDTFRQELQQIASSPSLVTGLAGYSNVSTALGNLPNTICRVEIINNMVSQTVFTSQTVILSVSLNQNGITGGIWRKNGGSLPNDGRISVTIDNQVQRLTIINAQLSDAATYSFAIAGLSRSATISVTAGVFTWTSRQTRTIGGTATIIVNLVNGNCNLGTWSRNNVVVTTGGRISYTRSSNCVSHTLTITNVQLSDQGTYVFTYNGQQVSSVLTVSTSSAPVNGGFSAWTQWSQPPCSVTCGTAATKTVFRTRTCDNPEPLNGGANCTGQFRENAVTNCGLVGCPVNGGVTQWTTWNSASVACPVTCGTSAQKTTERRRTCTNPIPVNGGVFCSETLLETRTESCGLTNACPTVVNGGVTEWGSWTNPACNVTCGTSATKLIQRFRTCTNPPPSGGGAVCVENLVESTVVNCGLTGCPVNGGLSEWGQWNTATGSCPFTCGFSATKTVNRFRQCNNPPPTNGGLPCTGALVESRTDSCGLAVACPTAVNGGVGQWSAWNTATVNCPVTCGVFAVKTISRSRLCNNPPPSNGGRDCLENLVETTQVNCGLIGCPVDGGVSEWESWNTNSVQCPETCGVTATKVIERIRRCNNPAPSNGGRSCPEALVQTSTASCGTPACPVPINGGVSQWGAWSDPGCSVTCGEATKVITRTRTCTNPPPSNGGQFCQEALSQLTRVSCGLVGCPGCVSDIMFVLDASVSIGETNFNNLKTDFEVFINNTFANYPNTRVGYLVYGTSITIFSSLTAQSSQTALLTSLRGAPYPQNAQENTHIGINTTASFLNSNGRAGSPKVMVVITDSISDDQAATITAASNAKNSGITVYVIGVEASVAGSASLLDTFRRGLQQIASSPSLVTVLASYSNVSTALGNLPNTICRVEIINNMVSQTVFTSQTIILSVSLNQNGITGGIWRKNGGSLPIDGRISVTIDNQVQRLTIINAQLSDAATYSFAIAGQSRSAIVSVTAVNSGLTEWGSWTNPACNVTCGTSATKLIQRFRTCTNPPPSGGGAVCVENLVESTVVNCGLTGCPVDGGLSEWGQWNTATASCPFTCGFSATKIVNRFRQCNNPPPTNGGLSCIRALVESRTDSCGLAVACPIAVNGGVGQWSAWNTATVNCPVTCGVFAVKTISRSRLCNNPPPSNGGRDCLENLVETTQVNCGLIGCPVDGGVSEWESWNTNSVQCPETCGVSAIKVIERIRRCNNPAPSNGGRSCPEALVQTSTASCGTPACPVPINGGVSQWGAWSDPGCSVTCGEATKVITRTRTCTNPPPSNGGQFCQEALSQLTRVSCGLVGCPVNGGVGQWGQWSASTCTVTCGSTATYQATRRRECTNPIPANGGRFCSQPLTETTPLSCGLPACPVAVDGGVSQWSAFNDPGCSVTCGSTATKFITRTRLCNSPPPSNGGRDCETIGLPLVQTNEVNCGLVDCPVAGGVSEWGQWSIPACNVTCGVTAVRTITRTRTCTNPPPSNGGAFCAESLTNSALRSCGLGACPVAVDGGLSQWTQWTVVPCTRSCGSFTTLATRVRQCNNPAPSNGGRDCTGSTFQTETRSCGLPLCRINGGLSQWTQWSIPACTVTCGTTETRTVTRTRSCTNPVPQFGGRDCTGLGNTFETEVRNCGLSPCPTDGGLSTWTQWSIPQCSVTCGQTATRTVTRTRSCTNPVPSDCTGLGATFQSEERNCGLNPCPINGGLSQWTQWSVPACSVTCGSTATLTVTRTRSCSNPVPQFGGSDCTGLGNLFESLVRSCGLTACPTDGGLSTWTQWSIPQCSVTCGQTATRTVTRTRSCTNPVPSDGGRDCTGLGTTFQSEQRSCGLNPCPIDGGVTQWTQWNDPACSVTCGTFATKTVTRTRTCTNPTPQFGGRGCTETLVENTVRNCNLAACIVNGVISQWTEWVVPQCLVTCGTSLSVTATRQRFCNNPPPSNGGLNCTETRVESQIRSCGLSPCPGINHKLFMSVLKQVFSLSRGGYQDRKVRLTYLVEAYRRKNLLGVRSRMLWT from the exons ATGAGGAGCCATGCCACTCTGTGGACAGTGGCGCTTGCTGTCACGTGTCTGATGACCACCACACGCGGTCAGCTGACAG GCTGTGTAAGCGACATCTTGTTTGTCTTGGACGCGTCAGTCAGCATTGGCGAAACAAACTTCAACAATCTAAAGACTGACTTTGAAGTCTTCATCAATAACATGTTCGCAAACTATCCGAATACAAGAGTAGGCTACCTCGTGTATGGCACATCCATCACCATATTTTCAAGCCTGACTGCCCAGAGTAGCCAGACGGCTTTGCTTACTTCTCTTCGCGGGGCACCATACCCGCAAAATGCCCAAGAGAACACGCACATTGGCATCAACACGGCCGCAAGCTTCCTGAACAGCAATGGCCGAGCCGGGTCGCCAAAGGTCATGGTTGTAATAACAGACAGTATCTCTGATGACCAGGCAGCCACTATCACTGCTGCCTCCAATGCCAGGAATGCTGGAATCACCGTGTACGTCATTGGAGTAGAAGCCTCTGTAACAGGAAGCGCTAGTTTGCTTGACACTTTCAGACAGGAGCTTCAACAGATTGCCTCATCGCCTAGCCTTGTAACTGGGCTTGCTGGGTACAGTAATGTTTCTACTGCCCTGGGAAACCTACCAAACACCATTTGCAGAG TTgaaatcatcaacaacatggtAAGCCAAACAGTGTTCACGAGTCAAACCGTCATCCTGTCAGTGTCGCTGAATCAGAATGGCATCACGGGTGGAATTTGGAGAAAGAATGGTGGCAGTCTTCCAAATGACGGTCGCATTTCCGTTACCATAGATAACCAGGTTCAACGTCTCACAATAATCAATGCCCAACTGAGTGACGCCGCTACATACAGCTTCGCCATTGCTGGACTGTCTCGGTCTGCAACCATCAGTGTTACAG CTGGAGTATTCACATGGACATCACGTCAAACCAGGACTATTGGCGGTACTGCAACAATAATAGTAAACCTGGTAAACGGCAACTGTAATCTTGGTACCTGGTCACGAAACAACGTAGTTGTTACTACTGGAGGAAGGATATCCTACACCAGAAGCAGTAACTGCGTGTCTCACACACTGACCATTACCAACGTCCAGTTGTCTGACCAGGGGACATACGTATTCACGTACAATGGACAGCAGGTTTCGTCTGTGCTCACTGTTTCAA CGAGTTCTGCTCCTGTCAATGGTGGTTTCAGCGCTTGGACGCAATGGAGTCAACCTCCATGTAGTGTTACATGTGGCACTGCAGCCACAAAAACCGTCTTCAGGACCAGGACATGTGACAATCCCGAGCCCCTTAATGGTGGTGCTAACTGTACCGGTCAGTTTAGAGAGAATGCTGTGACAAACTGTGGATTGGTTGGCTGTCCAG TTAATGGTGGCGTTACACAGTGGACAACATGGAACTCCGCGTCAGTGGCCTGCCCTGTCACCTGTGGAACATCGGCACAGAAAACCACAGAGAGACGGCGTACTTGCACTAACCCCATCCCAGTCAACGGAGGAGTGTTTTGTAGCGAGACTCTGCTAGAGACACGAACCGAGTCTTGTGGATTAACTAATGCATGTCCAA CTGTGGTTAATGGCGGCGTTACGGAGTGGGGCAGTTGGACCAACCCAGCGTGTAATGTGACATGTGGCACCTCTGCCACCAAACTGATCCAGAGATTCAGGACCTGCACCAACCCTCCTCCTTCAGGAGGAGGTGCCGTCTGTGTTGAGAATCTGGTTGAGAGTACGGTGGTCAACTGTGGTTTGACTGGATGTCCAG TTAACGGAGGACTTTCCGAATGGGGTCAGTGGAACACCGCCACAGGCAGTTGCCCGTTTACTTGTGGCTTCAGCGCCACCAAGACAGTAAACAGATTCCGTCAGTGTAACAACCCTCCCCCTACAAATGGTGGACTGCCCTGTACCGGAGCCCTCGTTGAAAGCAGGACCGACTCCTGTGGATTAGCAGTCGCTTGCCCCA CTGCTGTGAATGGCGGAGTAGGGCAATGGTCAGCGTGGAATACAGCAACGGTTAACTGCCCCGTCACTTGTGGTGTATTTGCCGTAAAGACAATCTCCAGAAGCAGACTGTGTAATAACCCTCCTCCTAGCAATGGTGGAAGAGACTGCCTGGAGAACCTAGTTGAGACGACTCAAGTAAACTGTGGATTAATCGGCTGTCCAG TCGATGGTGGAGTCTCTGAGTGGGAGTCTTGGAATACCAATTCTGTGCAGTGCCCGGAGACCTGTGGTGTGACTGCTACAAAGGTTATTGAACGTATCAGACGGTGTAACAACCCTGCTCCCTCTAATGGTGGAAGGTCCTGCCCTGAGGCCCTTGTGCAGACTTCAACGGCGTCATGCGGTACACCTGCATGTCCAG TTCCTATAAACGGAGGCGTGAGTCAGTGGGGAGCCTGGTCTGACCCGGGCTGTTCCGTAACGTGCGGAGAGGCAACCAAAGTCATCACGAGAACACGAACCTGCACCAATCCTCCTCCATCAAACGGTGGACAGTTTTGTCAGGAAGCTCTCTCGCAATTAACACGAGTTTCCTGTGGTTTAGTTGGATGTCCAG GCTGTGTAAGCGACATCATGTTTGTCTTGGACGCGTCAGTCAGCATTGGCGAAACAAACTTCAACAATCTAAAGACTGACTTTGAAGTCTTCATCAATAACACGTTCGCAAACTATCCGAATACAAGAGTAGGCTACCTCGTGTATGGCACATCCATCACCATATTTTCAAGCCTGACTGCCCAGAGTAGCCAGACGGCTTTGCTTACTTCTCTTCGCGGGGCACCATACCCGCAAAATGCCCAAGAGAACACGCACATTGGCATCAACACGACCGCAAGCTTCCTGAACAGCAATGGCCGAGCCGGGTCGCCAAAGGTCATGGTTGTAATAACAGACAGTATCTCTGATGACCAAGCAGCTACTATCACTGCTGCCTCCAATGCCAAGAATTCTGGAATCACCGTGTACGTCATTGGAGTAGAAGCCTCTGTAGCAGGCAGCGCTAGCTTGCTTGACACTTTCAGACGGGGGCTTCAACAGATTGCCTCATCGCCTAGCCTTGTAACTGTGCTTGCTAGCTACAGTAATGTTTCTACTGCCCTGGGAAACCTACCAAACACCATTTGCAGAG TTgaaatcatcaacaacatggtAAGCCAAACAGTGTTCACGAGTCAAACCATCATCCTGTCAGTGTCGCTGAATCAGAATGGCATCACGGGTGGAATTTGGAGAAAGAATGGAGGGAGTCTTCCAATTGACGGTCGCATTTCCGTTACCATAGATAACCAGGTTCAACGTCTCACAATAATCAATGCCCAACTAAGTGACGCCGCTACTTACAGCTTCGCCATTGCTGGACAGTCTCGGTCTGCAATCGTCAGTGTTACAG CTGTTAATAGCGGCCTTACGGAGTGGGGCAGTTGGACCAACCCAGCTTGTAATGTGACATGTGGCACCTCTGCCACCAAACTGATCCAGAGATTCAGGACCTGCACCAACCCTCCTCCTTCAGGAGGAGGTGCCGTCTGTGTTGAGAATCTGGTTGAGAGTACGGTGGTCAACTGTGGTTTGACTGGATGTCCAG TTGACGGAGGACTTTCCGAATGGGGACAGTGGAACACCGCCACAGCCAGTTGCCCGTTTACTTGTGGCTTCAGCGCCACCAAGATAGTAAATAGATTCCGTCAGTGTAACAACCCTCCCCCTACAAATGGTGGACTGTCCTGTATCAGAGCCCTCGTTGAAAGCAGGACCGACTCCTGTGGATTAGCAGTCGCTTGCCCCA TTGCTGTGAATGGCGGAGTAGGGCAATGGTCAGCGTGGAATACAGCAACGGTTAACTGCCCCGTCACTTGTGGTGTATTTGCCGTAAAGACAATCTCCAGAAGCAGACTGTGTAATAACCCTCCTCCTAGCAATGGTGGAAGAGACTGCCTGGAGAACCTAGTTGAGACGACTCAAGTAAACTGTGGATTAATCGGCTGTCCAG TCGATGGCGGAGTCTCTGAGTGGGAGTCATGGAATACCAATTCTGTGCAGTGCCCGGAGACCTGTGGTGTGAGTGCTATAAAGGTTATTGAACGCATCAGACGGTGTAACAACCCTGCTCCCTCTAATGGTGGAAGGTCCTGCCCTGAGGCCCTTGTGCAGACTTCCACGGCGTCATGCGGTACACCTGCATGTCCTG TTCCTATAAACGGAGGCGTGAGTCAGTGGGGAGCCTGGTCTGACCCGGGCTGTTCCGTAACGTGCGGAGAGGCAACCAAAGTCATCACGAGAACACGAACCTGCACCAATCCTCCTCCATCAAACGGTGGACAGTTTTGTCAGGAAGCTCTCTCGCAATTAACACGAGTTTCCTGTGGTTTAGTTGGATGTCCAG TGAATGGTGGAGTGGGCCAGTGGGGTCAGTGGAGCGCTTCCACCTGTACCGTTACCTGTGGATCTACGGCCACCTATCAGGCTACGAGGAGACGGGAGTGCACCAACCCCATACCAGCAAATGGAGGCAGATTCTGTTCCCAACCTCTTACTGAAACAACACCGTTATCTTGTGGGCTTCCTGCTTGTCCAG TTGCTGTGGACGGAGGTGTATCCCAGTGGAGCGCGTTTAATGACCCAGGCTGTTCTGTGACCTGTGGATCCACTGCTACCAAGTTTATAACCAGAACTAGACTGTGCAACAGCCCCCCGCCTAGCAACGGAGGCAGAGACTGTGAAACGATAGGTCTACCACTTGTTCAAACGAATGAAGTGAACTGCGGACTCGTGGACTGTCCAG TGGCTGGTGGTGTGTCCGAGTGGGGACAATGGTCAATCCCGGCCTGTAACGTTACCTGTGGAGTGACAGCGGTCAGAACTATTACCAGAACCAGGACTTGCACCAACCCACCACCGAGCAATGGAGGAGCCTTCTGTGCAGAGTCACTTACCAATTCAGCACTTCGAAGCTGTGGCCTTGGAGCTTGTCCCG TGGCGGTGGATGGAGGACTCTCTCAGTGGACACAGTGGACTGTGGTGCCTTGTACCAGATCGTGCGGTTCATTCACCACATTGGCTACCCGTGTGAGGCAATGTAACAATCCTGCTCCTAGCAATGGTGGGAGAGACTGCACAGGATCCACGTTCCAGACAGAAACCAGGTCTTGTGGACTACCGCTCTGCCGGA TTAACGGAGGGCTGTCCCAATGGACTCAATGGAGCATTCCAGCTTGTACAGTGACTTGTGGTACAACTGAAACCCGCACTGTCACTAGGACACGATCATGTACAAACCCTGTTCCTCAGTTTGGTGGACGTGATTGTACAGGTCTAGGGAACACATTCGAGACCGAAGTCAGGAACTGTGGACTGTCGCCGTGTCCCA CCGACGGCGGATTATCTACCTGGACACAATGGAGCATCCCACAATGCTCTGTCACCTGTGGACAGACTGCTACCCGTACTGTTACACGAACGAGGAGCTGCACCAATCCTGTCCCTAGTGACTGTACCGGTCTCGGAGCCACGTTTCAGTCAGAAGAGAGAAACTGTGGTCTTAACCCATGTCCAA TTAACGGAGGACTGAGCCAGTGGACTCAATGGAGCGTTCCAGCTTGTTCAGTGACTTGTGGTTCAACTGCAACCCTCACTGTCACAAGGACACGATCGTGTTCAAATCCTGTCCCTCAGTTTGGTGGTAGTGATTGTACAGGTCTAGGGAACCTGTTCGAGAGCCTAGTCAGGAGCTGTGGATTGACGGCATGTCCAA CCGACGGCGGATTATCTACCTGGACACAATGGAGCATCCCACAATGCTCTGTCACCTGTGGACAGACTGCTACCCGTACTGTTACACGAACCAGGAGCTGCACCAACCCGGTCCCTAGTGACGGGGGTAGAGACTGTACCGGTCTCGGAACCACGTTTCAGTCAGAGCAGAGAAGCTGTGGTCTTAACCCATGTCCAA TTGATGGTGGAGTGACACAATGGACACAGTGGAACGACCCCGCCTGTTCCGTCACTTGTGGAACCTTTGCAACTAAAACAGTGACGCGCACGAGAACCTGTACAAATCCCACTCCACAGTTTGGGGGAAGAGGCTGCACAGAAACCCTTGTTGAAAACACCGTTCGAAATTGTAATCTTGCTGCATGCATAG TGAACGGTGTCATATCCCAGTGGACCGAGTGGGTGGTACCTCAGTGCCTTGTGACGTGTGGAACCAGCTTAAGCGTAACTGCTACCAGACAACGATTCTGCAACAACCCTCCTCCAAGTAATGGCGGCTTGAACTGCACGGAAACACGTGTCGAAAGTCAAATACGAAGCTGTGGTCTTTCACCTTGTCCAGGTATAAATCATAAATTATTCATGTCAGTGCTTAAACAGGTCTTTAGCCTTTCACGAGGCGGCTATCAGGATAGAAAGGTCAGGCTCACTTATTTAGTTGAAGCATATCGACGTAAAAACCTACTTGGTGTCAGAAGCAGGATGTTATGGACCTGA